A single genomic interval of Juglans regia cultivar Chandler chromosome 1, Walnut 2.0, whole genome shotgun sequence harbors:
- the LOC118348523 gene encoding uncharacterized protein LOC118348523, which yields MGESKSNEVLGFRDFEYFNKAMLAKQFRRMLKQPNSLVDKVQQLIDIEDGVWKKDQTSDTFNSEEAKTICDIPLSKWETMDRLKAAHNLLPTKLNLFKKQITEFDCCPICEREPETIMHVAWSCPAALDVWAENDSPMNKWYSSDVVFVDLWGKLNAFLKEEEVEVVACIMRKIWMRRNSLLFEKKFDHPRTIIFAATQGLRDFKLAQDQLQKTPMQGNAE from the exons ATGGGAGAATCAAAAAGTAATGAGGTTTTGGGCTTTCGAGATTTTGAGTACTTTAATAAGGCAATGCTTGCAAAGCAGTTTAGGAGAATGCTGAAGCAACCTAATTCCTTAGTTGATAAG GTGCAGCAACTTATTGACATTGAAGATGGGGTGTGGAAGAAGGATCAGACCTCTGACACTTTTAATAGTGAGGAAGCTAAAACTATTTGTGATATCCCCTTGAGTAAATGGGAAACAATGGACAGATTG AAGGCAGCTCATAACTTGTTACCTACAAAACTAAACCTGTTTAAGAAACAAATCACTGAATTTGATTGCTGTCCAATATGCGAGAGGGAACCTGAAACAATTATGCATGTTGCGTGGAGTTGCCCAGCTGCCTTAGATGTTTGGGCTGAGAATGACAGTCCAATGAACAAATGGTACAGTTCAGATGTTGTGTTTGTGGATTTGTGGGGGAAACTCAATGCTTTTCTCAAAGAAGAAGAGGTTGAGGTGGTAGCTTGTATTATGAGAAAGATATGGATGAGAAGGAATTCACTgctatttgaaaagaaatttgatcaCCCGAGGACTATAATTTTTGCTGCAACACAGGGACTAAGGGACTTCAAGCTTGCCCAGGACCAACTACAGAAAACTCCAATGCAAGGGAATGCTGAATGA